Proteins from a single region of Candidatus Methylomirabilota bacterium:
- a CDS encoding adenylate/guanylate cyclase domain-containing protein: protein MRCAACQAMNRDGALFCQSCGTRLDQLCPRCRTPFLPGNRYCDACGMALPMAAAAQEDEAPQDRLPGELEGERKQVTVMFCDIVRSMPLAERLGAEGMHRLLNEFFDLALGAVHRYEGTINQFLGDGFMALFGAPVAHEDHERRAILSALGILQALRLRQAQERDWAGRDLRIRIGMNSGPVVVGRIGNKRSDFIAVGDTTNFAARLQQEAEPNTILASEAVVRPIQAYLKVHPVGPMPIKGRDEPVVAYRIVELLSRGMRPEPPRLHALVGREHEMAALRRALLDVERGRVAGRAIGLIGDPGMGKSRLVSELRRETEARPIAWLEGHCVSYGVGVPYLPWIDVVRGRFEIDDGDPPDVVGEKSRRGLDALGIMGNEHLGHVLRLLGIEEERDPAGPLSPEAIHSGTVEALRQIVLRTSEREPTVLVIENLQWMDRSSQDFLDALVDWAARARLLVVATYRPPYRPRWMERSHVHQIALTALTPEESLALVRAMPGGGALSEATDAEILGKSEGNPFFIEELTRHVVEHRQGRSDGELPGTIQEVLMARIDRLRPDAKRLVQEASVIGRLVPHRLLAVLWGDAATLELPLADLERMDLVHVETSGGEPIYVFKQALIQEVAYGSLLTARRQALHLRVAAALERLHAGRLEDVDDRLAYHYARTTISDKAVEYLGRLAGRAARWYANAEAVAAYGEALAHARRLPAGRTRDRQILELSLRQAHSLHFLGRFDEILDLLLRQEPEVKQLGDPALAGEYYFRLGRTYDVLADHERAVECAGRAIEEAQRGGDRTVEGKARFVLAYVGYWTGRYADGLAQGRQAVAALEGSRERWWLGEAHWVVGINHAMTGEFDAALAALARAQAIGESLMDPRLQSTVAFTAGGIHALRGDSERAIERCRRAVELARDPVGTAVARGFLGASLLEKGDADAAIPFLERSVEQLGRFRIRQTHSWFTALLAQACFLAGHLDRARGLARQGLEMTLHVNAAQGAGWAQRTLGHIAQAEGDAAEAARRLEDAASTFATIGARYEEARTRLDLAALYHARGDRGMAAREMERATLLLRELGVRRYDRVLSALAADLGDRPTT from the coding sequence ATGAGGTGCGCCGCGTGCCAGGCCATGAACCGGGACGGCGCGCTGTTCTGCCAGTCCTGCGGCACGCGGCTCGACCAGCTCTGCCCCCGCTGCCGGACTCCGTTCCTTCCCGGCAATCGCTACTGCGACGCCTGCGGGATGGCCCTCCCGATGGCGGCGGCCGCCCAGGAGGACGAGGCCCCCCAGGACCGCCTCCCCGGCGAGCTCGAGGGCGAGCGCAAGCAGGTCACGGTCATGTTCTGCGACATCGTGCGCTCGATGCCCCTGGCCGAGCGGCTCGGCGCGGAGGGCATGCACCGTCTGCTCAACGAATTCTTCGATCTCGCCCTCGGCGCGGTGCATCGCTACGAGGGCACCATCAATCAGTTCCTGGGCGATGGCTTCATGGCGCTGTTCGGCGCGCCCGTCGCCCACGAGGATCACGAGCGTCGGGCCATCCTCTCCGCGCTCGGCATCCTGCAGGCGCTGCGCCTCCGCCAGGCGCAGGAGCGCGACTGGGCTGGCCGCGACCTCCGTATTCGCATCGGGATGAACAGCGGGCCGGTGGTCGTGGGCCGTATCGGCAACAAGCGGAGCGATTTCATCGCCGTGGGCGATACCACCAACTTCGCCGCGCGGCTGCAGCAGGAGGCCGAGCCCAATACCATCCTCGCCAGCGAGGCCGTGGTCCGGCCCATTCAGGCTTATCTCAAGGTGCATCCGGTGGGGCCGATGCCGATCAAGGGCCGCGACGAGCCCGTGGTCGCCTATCGGATCGTCGAGCTGCTCTCCCGGGGCATGCGACCCGAGCCTCCGCGCCTCCACGCGCTGGTGGGCCGGGAGCACGAGATGGCCGCGCTCCGCCGCGCCCTGCTCGACGTGGAGCGCGGGCGCGTCGCGGGCCGCGCGATCGGGCTCATCGGCGATCCCGGCATGGGCAAGTCGCGCCTGGTCTCGGAGCTCCGGCGCGAGACCGAGGCGCGGCCCATCGCGTGGCTGGAGGGGCACTGCGTGTCCTACGGCGTCGGCGTGCCGTACCTGCCGTGGATCGACGTGGTGCGGGGGCGGTTCGAGATCGACGACGGCGACCCACCCGACGTCGTGGGCGAGAAGTCGCGGCGGGGTCTCGACGCGCTCGGCATCATGGGGAACGAGCATCTCGGGCACGTGCTACGCCTGCTCGGCATCGAGGAGGAGCGCGATCCGGCGGGGCCGCTCAGCCCCGAGGCCATTCACTCCGGCACGGTGGAGGCGCTCCGACAGATCGTGCTGCGCACCTCCGAGCGCGAGCCCACCGTGCTCGTGATCGAGAACCTCCAGTGGATGGACCGGTCCTCCCAGGACTTTCTCGACGCGCTCGTCGACTGGGCGGCCCGCGCCCGCCTCCTCGTGGTCGCGACCTATCGCCCGCCGTACCGGCCGCGGTGGATGGAGCGCTCCCACGTCCACCAGATCGCGCTCACCGCGCTCACGCCCGAGGAGAGCCTCGCCCTCGTGCGCGCGATGCCGGGCGGCGGCGCCCTCTCCGAGGCCACCGACGCGGAGATCCTCGGCAAATCCGAGGGCAACCCGTTCTTCATCGAGGAGCTGACGCGCCACGTGGTCGAGCATCGCCAGGGCCGGTCCGACGGCGAGCTGCCCGGCACCATCCAGGAAGTGCTCATGGCCCGCATCGACCGGCTGCGTCCCGACGCCAAGCGCCTCGTGCAGGAGGCTTCGGTGATCGGTCGCCTCGTCCCGCACCGCCTCCTCGCCGTGCTGTGGGGCGACGCGGCCACGCTCGAGCTGCCGCTCGCCGACCTCGAGCGCATGGACCTCGTGCACGTGGAGACGTCGGGCGGCGAGCCCATCTACGTGTTCAAGCAGGCGCTGATCCAGGAGGTCGCCTACGGGAGCCTCCTGACGGCGCGCCGCCAGGCGCTCCATCTCCGCGTGGCCGCCGCGCTGGAGCGCCTGCATGCGGGACGCCTCGAGGACGTGGACGATCGGCTCGCCTACCACTATGCGCGCACCACGATCTCGGACAAGGCCGTCGAGTACCTGGGGCGCCTGGCCGGGCGGGCCGCGCGCTGGTACGCGAATGCCGAGGCGGTGGCCGCGTACGGCGAGGCGCTCGCCCACGCTCGGCGGCTGCCGGCCGGTCGCACGCGCGACCGGCAGATCCTCGAGCTGAGCCTGCGCCAGGCTCACTCGCTGCACTTCCTGGGGCGCTTCGACGAAATCCTCGACCTCCTCCTCCGACAGGAGCCGGAGGTGAAGCAGCTCGGCGACCCGGCGCTGGCCGGCGAGTACTACTTCCGCCTCGGCCGCACCTACGACGTCCTCGCCGATCACGAGCGCGCGGTCGAGTGCGCGGGGCGCGCGATCGAGGAGGCCCAGCGCGGCGGCGACCGCACGGTGGAGGGCAAGGCGCGCTTCGTCCTCGCCTATGTCGGCTACTGGACGGGGCGCTACGCCGACGGCCTCGCCCAGGGCCGCCAAGCGGTGGCCGCGCTTGAAGGGAGCCGGGAGCGGTGGTGGCTGGGTGAGGCCCACTGGGTCGTCGGGATCAACCACGCGATGACCGGCGAGTTCGACGCCGCGCTCGCCGCCCTCGCGCGCGCGCAGGCCATTGGCGAGAGCCTGATGGACCCGCGCCTGCAAAGCACGGTGGCCTTCACCGCGGGCGGCATCCATGCCCTGCGAGGGGATTCCGAGCGCGCCATCGAGCGCTGCCGCCGCGCGGTGGAGCTCGCGCGCGACCCCGTGGGCACCGCGGTGGCCCGAGGATTCCTCGGCGCGAGCCTCCTGGAGAAGGGGGACGCGGATGCCGCCATTCCGTTCCTCGAGCGCTCGGTGGAGCAGCTCGGACGCTTCCGCATCCGGCAGACACACAGCTGGTTCACCGCGCTGCTGGCGCAGGCGTGCTTTCTCGCCGGGCACCTGGACCGAGCCCGCGGCCTCGCCCGGCAGGGCCTCGAGATGACGCTGCACGTGAACGCCGCCCAGGGCGCCGGCTGGGCGCAGCGCACGCTCGGCCACATCGCGCAGGCCGAGGGCGACGCGGCGGAGGCGGCGCGGCGGCTGGAGGATGCCGCGAGCACGTTCGCCACCATCGGCGCCCGCTACGAGGAAGCGCGCACCCGCCTCGACCTCGCCGCCCTCTACCACGCCCGCGGTGACCGCGGGATGGCGGCGCGCGAGATGGAGCGCGCCACGCTGCTCCTGCGCGAGCTGGGCGTGCGCCGCTACGACCGCGTGCTCAGCGCGCTCGCCGCCGACCTCGGCGACCGGCCGACCACCTGA
- a CDS encoding NAD(P)-dependent oxidoreductase, translating to MATVGVVGLGLLGGAVASRLLAAGHAVVGFDVARERVAALEARGGKGAGSAVAVTRAADAVLALLPSLASVEEVVLGSAGLVTAARPDQPIVQMSTISPALTERLAGALAARGLAFLDCPVSGTSSMVERGDGILFVGGERALYDRWRPVLEAILPRAVYIGRAGQAMVLKLIANLLVALNSAAAAEALNMARRAGLDLELALDVLAKSAASSRMLEVRGPMMVRDAFPAQMKLDLFMKDLHLIQDAAGAVGAPVPLTDVAERLYAAAMAAGHHHEDLSVVIRALRDGATPAATPGASSPR from the coding sequence ATGGCGACGGTCGGCGTGGTCGGCCTGGGTCTCCTCGGCGGGGCCGTCGCCTCGCGGCTGCTCGCCGCCGGCCATGCCGTGGTGGGCTTCGACGTGGCGCGCGAGCGCGTCGCCGCGCTGGAGGCGCGCGGCGGCAAGGGCGCCGGGTCCGCCGTCGCGGTGACGCGCGCGGCGGACGCCGTCCTCGCCCTCCTGCCCTCGCTGGCCAGCGTGGAGGAGGTCGTGCTCGGCTCGGCGGGCCTGGTCACCGCCGCGCGTCCCGATCAGCCGATCGTCCAGATGAGCACGATCTCGCCGGCTCTCACCGAGCGCCTCGCCGGCGCGCTGGCCGCCCGCGGCCTGGCCTTCCTCGATTGCCCGGTCAGCGGGACGAGTAGCATGGTCGAGCGCGGCGACGGCATCCTCTTCGTGGGCGGCGAGCGCGCGCTCTACGACCGCTGGCGGCCGGTGCTGGAGGCCATCCTCCCGCGCGCGGTCTACATCGGCCGGGCCGGCCAGGCCATGGTGCTCAAGCTGATCGCCAATCTGCTGGTGGCGCTCAACAGCGCCGCGGCGGCCGAGGCCCTCAACATGGCCCGCCGCGCCGGTCTCGACCTGGAACTCGCCCTCGACGTGCTGGCGAAGAGCGCGGCGAGCTCGCGCATGCTCGAGGTGCGCGGGCCCATGATGGTGCGCGACGCCTTCCCGGCCCAGATGAAGCTCGACCTCTTCATGAAGGACCTCCACCTGATCCAGGACGCGGCGGGCGCCGTGGGCGCCCCGGTGCCGCTCACCGACGTCGCGGAGCGCTTGTACGCGGCGGCCATGGCTGCCGGTCACCACCACGAAGACCTATCGGTCGTCATCCGGGCCCTCCGGGACGGCGCGACGCCGGCAGCCACGCCCGGAGCTTCCTCTCCGCGCTAG
- a CDS encoding ABC transporter substrate-binding protein encodes MRKLALLAVVVAAAFALALAGPGRAPAQKGPIKIGFLIPETGPLAANGKDMANGFQLFFEEQGWKVAGREVKLITEDDEGKPPTGLAKARSLVESQGVHMLVGPLSAAVGYAIAPYVDSKKMPTIFPIVSSEDITQRKKSPYIVRTGWSSAQPSHPFGKWVFDNLGYKRIAMIGYDFAFGWEVAAGFQRTFEEAGGQVVQKLWPPLNTPDFGPYLAQLRRDVDAVYCIFSGADALRFSKQYAEAGLKAKLPLVCGGTFTDEHVLRTMGDEVLGVVTALQYSAALATPANRKFAQAYEAKFKQIPSYYSEGTYVAGFAMKAALESIGGDVENADKFLTALRRVDLSDAPRGPIRFDDFGNPIQNVYVRKVERVNGRLQNTVIHTFPNVSQFWTYKPEDFLKNPVYSRDYPPCTKC; translated from the coding sequence ATGCGCAAGCTCGCCCTGCTCGCCGTGGTCGTCGCCGCCGCCTTCGCCCTCGCGCTCGCAGGGCCGGGCCGAGCGCCGGCCCAGAAGGGGCCGATCAAGATCGGCTTTCTCATCCCCGAGACCGGTCCGCTCGCCGCCAACGGCAAGGACATGGCGAATGGCTTTCAGCTCTTCTTCGAAGAGCAGGGCTGGAAGGTCGCCGGCCGCGAGGTGAAGCTCATCACCGAGGACGACGAGGGCAAGCCGCCCACCGGGCTCGCGAAGGCGCGGAGCCTGGTCGAGAGCCAGGGCGTGCACATGCTGGTGGGTCCTCTCTCCGCCGCCGTCGGCTACGCGATCGCGCCCTACGTGGACAGCAAGAAAATGCCGACCATCTTCCCCATCGTGTCCTCCGAGGACATCACTCAGCGGAAGAAGAGTCCGTACATCGTGCGCACCGGGTGGTCCAGCGCGCAGCCCTCGCACCCCTTCGGGAAGTGGGTCTTCGACAATCTCGGCTACAAGCGGATCGCCATGATCGGGTACGACTTCGCCTTCGGCTGGGAAGTCGCCGCGGGCTTCCAGCGCACGTTCGAAGAGGCGGGCGGCCAGGTCGTGCAAAAGCTCTGGCCGCCGCTCAACACGCCGGACTTCGGCCCTTATCTCGCCCAGCTGCGCCGGGACGTCGACGCCGTGTACTGCATCTTCTCGGGCGCAGATGCGCTGCGCTTCTCGAAGCAATACGCGGAGGCCGGCCTCAAGGCAAAGCTCCCGCTGGTGTGTGGCGGCACCTTCACGGATGAGCACGTGCTACGCACGATGGGCGACGAGGTGCTCGGGGTGGTGACGGCGCTGCAGTACTCGGCGGCCCTGGCGACGCCGGCCAACCGCAAGTTCGCCCAGGCCTACGAAGCCAAGTTCAAGCAGATTCCCTCCTACTATTCCGAGGGCACCTACGTGGCCGGCTTCGCCATGAAGGCCGCGCTCGAGAGCATCGGCGGCGACGTCGAGAATGCGGACAAGTTCCTGACCGCGCTGCGTCGCGTGGATCTCTCCGACGCGCCCCGCGGGCCGATCCGCTTCGACGACTTCGGCAACCCGATTCAGAATGTCTACGTGCGGAAGGTGGAGCGGGTGAACGGCCGGCTCCAGAACACGGTGATCCACACGTTCCCGAACGTGAGCCAGTTCTGGACCTACAAGCCGGAGGACTTCTTGAAGAACCCTGTCTACTCCCGCGACTACCCGCCGTGCACCAAGTGCTGA
- a CDS encoding homogentisate 1,2-dioxygenase encodes MEKYDYFRGLPEVGIVPRAPHAGPLLRHVYEQEHGRGGFAGKVSHTYHLYPPTNWIAEEARVLDGARWAPLWESPMRAVGGTHHALEVYSPPIPGDVYRGMARLVANATVAMNVTAPQASMDYFFEHHSATCVYFVHQGGGTLETTFGPIEYRKGDFLIVPKGITHRFAIAPGPQYYWMYESFAGDPEKGEAPTTGRFLTHSQSDYRYPRTLDTRNEAGRFEIVSKVEGVYTRRVHATHPFDAVGWRGDYLPYKLAVEDVRPLTADRSHVPPSGHTVFKLPGCYVCVFTVRRAERDGMWVPFFHKNLDYLETLGYHYGDFFSAGGVVQQGMVTVHPVGLPHGPKPGSLKPFLDGKRPEQFDEVGIMADFTNPAKISEFALGLSRPGYMASWGGYVSEPRFGWSPTRLDEVRALGEQLADARDTLRPPGEEGAGG; translated from the coding sequence ATGGAGAAGTACGACTACTTCCGAGGGCTCCCCGAGGTCGGCATCGTCCCCCGCGCGCCCCACGCGGGGCCGCTGCTGCGTCACGTCTACGAGCAGGAGCACGGACGGGGCGGGTTCGCGGGCAAGGTGAGCCACACCTATCACCTCTATCCGCCCACGAACTGGATCGCCGAGGAGGCGCGGGTGCTGGACGGGGCCCGGTGGGCGCCGCTCTGGGAGTCGCCGATGCGCGCGGTGGGCGGCACCCATCACGCGCTGGAGGTCTACTCGCCTCCCATTCCAGGCGATGTCTATCGCGGCATGGCGCGGCTGGTCGCCAACGCCACCGTGGCGATGAACGTCACCGCCCCGCAGGCGTCCATGGACTACTTCTTCGAGCACCACTCCGCGACGTGCGTCTACTTCGTGCATCAGGGCGGAGGGACGCTCGAGACCACGTTCGGGCCGATCGAGTACCGGAAGGGCGACTTCCTCATCGTCCCCAAGGGCATCACGCACCGGTTCGCCATCGCCCCCGGCCCCCAGTACTACTGGATGTACGAGAGCTTTGCCGGCGATCCGGAGAAGGGCGAGGCCCCCACCACCGGCCGCTTCCTCACCCACAGCCAGAGCGACTACCGCTACCCGCGCACGCTCGACACGCGGAACGAGGCGGGCCGCTTCGAGATCGTCTCCAAGGTGGAGGGCGTCTACACGCGGCGCGTGCACGCCACCCACCCCTTCGACGCGGTGGGCTGGCGTGGCGACTATCTCCCGTACAAGCTCGCGGTCGAGGACGTGCGGCCGCTCACCGCCGACCGCTCCCACGTGCCGCCCTCCGGGCACACTGTGTTCAAGCTTCCGGGTTGCTACGTCTGTGTCTTCACGGTGCGCCGTGCAGAACGTGACGGCATGTGGGTGCCGTTCTTCCACAAGAACCTCGACTACCTCGAGACGCTCGGCTATCACTACGGCGACTTCTTCAGCGCCGGCGGCGTGGTGCAGCAGGGCATGGTGACGGTGCATCCGGTGGGGCTGCCGCACGGGCCCAAGCCCGGCTCGCTCAAGCCCTTCCTCGACGGCAAGCGCCCCGAGCAGTTCGACGAGGTCGGCATCATGGCCGACTTCACCAACCCCGCGAAGATCTCGGAGTTCGCGCTCGGCCTCTCGCGCCCCGGCTACATGGCCTCGTGGGGCGGCTACGTGAGCGAGCCGCGCTTCGGCTGGAGTCCCACGCGCCTCGACGAGGTGCGCGCGCTGGGCGAGCAGCTGGCGGACGCGCGAGACACGCTGCGGCCTCCGGGCGAGGAGGGCGCGGGCGGCTGA
- a CDS encoding LLM class flavin-dependent oxidoreductase — protein sequence MRLGLFSVVDHYPAEMGRSTGEFYAELLEQAEAAEEWGFDSFWVAEHHFHEYGAVPRPPILLSAVAQRTRRIRLGSGVVVLPFDHPLRVAEDYAMVDVLSAGRLNLGVGSGYLKHEYAGFGVDPEDKRARFDEALEVLLRAWTGERVSYAGAHVEVHDVRLNVLPVQEPRPPVWVATLRTDGGARVGARRLPAMFIPYASAETLPQMTAGLRDYRAAFVAAGGRLEDATAPFGFHTYCAESTADARAEARPHMERYVRTRLYAVQRSFETLLEQDVVAIGDPDEILRVARRYEAAGFTHFLAIANFGGLPHKRVLRSMELMARHVLPRL from the coding sequence ATGCGCCTCGGCCTCTTCTCGGTCGTCGATCACTATCCCGCCGAGATGGGCCGGAGCACCGGCGAATTCTACGCGGAGCTGCTCGAGCAGGCGGAGGCCGCGGAGGAGTGGGGCTTCGACTCCTTCTGGGTGGCTGAGCATCACTTCCACGAGTACGGCGCGGTCCCGCGCCCGCCCATTCTCCTCTCCGCGGTGGCCCAGCGCACGCGCCGGATCCGCCTGGGCTCCGGGGTGGTGGTGCTGCCCTTCGACCATCCCCTCCGCGTGGCGGAGGACTACGCGATGGTGGACGTGCTGTCGGCCGGCCGCCTCAACTTGGGCGTCGGCTCGGGCTACCTCAAGCACGAGTATGCGGGCTTCGGTGTCGATCCCGAGGACAAGCGCGCGCGCTTCGACGAGGCCCTCGAGGTGCTGCTGCGCGCGTGGACGGGCGAGCGCGTGTCGTACGCGGGGGCCCACGTCGAGGTGCACGACGTGCGGCTCAATGTGCTGCCCGTGCAAGAGCCGCGGCCGCCGGTGTGGGTCGCCACGCTGCGCACCGACGGCGGCGCGCGGGTGGGCGCCCGACGCCTCCCCGCCATGTTCATCCCCTACGCCTCCGCGGAGACGCTGCCGCAGATGACGGCCGGCCTTCGTGACTATCGCGCGGCGTTCGTGGCCGCGGGCGGGCGCCTCGAGGACGCCACCGCGCCGTTCGGCTTCCACACCTACTGCGCGGAGTCCACCGCGGACGCGCGCGCGGAGGCGCGGCCCCACATGGAGCGCTACGTGCGCACACGGCTCTATGCGGTGCAGCGCTCGTTCGAGACCCTGCTCGAGCAGGACGTGGTCGCCATCGGCGATCCGGACGAGATCCTGCGCGTGGCCCGCCGCTACGAGGCCGCCGGCTTCACCCACTTCCTCGCCATCGCCAACTTCGGAGGGCTCCCGCACAAGCGGGTGCTGCGCTCGATGGAGCTGATGGCCCGCCACGTCCTGCCACGACTCTGA
- a CDS encoding alpha/beta hydrolase: MLLLHSIAAHGHWWDGVAPRLAERAHVVALDFRGHGGSAWAPDGAYPFADYVADALAALGALSWRAPLVIGHSLGGYVAALVAARHPMKVGAVVIADMLTGWSDEMAARARRQAERPAATFPSAAAAAAAFRLAPPETRASAATLAHLAEAGVVERRPGQWEWAFDRRVLLHPPIDPWPFLGSVLCPALVVRGEGSALMSRDQMLRVAASVRQGRFTEVKGAYHHLVLDDPAAFADVVTGWAPIRG, from the coding sequence GTGCTCCTGCTGCACTCCATTGCCGCGCACGGCCACTGGTGGGATGGCGTGGCGCCGCGCCTCGCCGAGCGCGCCCACGTGGTGGCGCTGGACTTCCGCGGCCACGGCGGCAGCGCGTGGGCGCCCGACGGTGCCTACCCGTTCGCCGACTACGTCGCCGACGCGCTGGCCGCCCTCGGCGCGCTGAGCTGGCGCGCGCCCCTCGTGATCGGGCACTCGCTGGGCGGCTACGTCGCGGCCCTCGTCGCCGCGCGTCATCCCATGAAGGTGGGCGCGGTCGTGATCGCCGACATGCTGACGGGGTGGAGCGACGAGATGGCGGCGCGCGCCCGCCGGCAGGCCGAGCGGCCGGCCGCGACGTTCCCCAGCGCCGCCGCGGCCGCCGCCGCCTTTCGCCTCGCCCCGCCCGAGACGCGCGCGTCCGCGGCGACGCTGGCGCATCTGGCCGAGGCCGGCGTCGTGGAGCGGCGGCCGGGCCAGTGGGAGTGGGCGTTCGACCGTCGCGTGCTCCTGCATCCCCCCATCGACCCGTGGCCGTTCCTCGGCAGCGTGCTCTGCCCCGCCCTCGTCGTGCGCGGCGAGGGCAGCGCGCTGATGAGCCGCGACCAGATGCTGCGCGTGGCCGCGTCGGTGCGGCAGGGCCGCTTCACCGAGGTGAAGGGGGCCTATCACCACCTGGTGCTCGACGATCCCGCCGCCTTCGCCGACGTCGTCACGGGCTGGGCGCCGATCCGGGGTTGA
- a CDS encoding cupin domain-containing protein, whose protein sequence is MTLKARDENLPAAYSDSLERLAVAPLWTALHALLPGERESRVVAHRWRWAELRGPLLEAARLVPMEQAERRVLVLRNPGLGGAYGATATLFAGLQIILPGEAAPSHHHTPAALRLIVEGRGAFTTVEGVRCDMEPGDLIITPPMCWHDHGHEGSEPVIWLDGLDIPMVRAFEAAWASKMRPAEPPAIGHDSSQDELTAAGLVPRDSRYPDTGYPQVRWPWRTVRAALARMAESAPLDSRVSLRYVNPTTGRPPLPTMGCEAHWVRPGERTRATRRTTSAVYHAIEGRGESRVGDAVLTWEAGDCFVAPPWQWIEHRNGTGAPACLFHFDDEPAVRALGLWREEISAR, encoded by the coding sequence ATGACGCTCAAGGCCCGGGACGAGAATCTCCCCGCCGCCTACTCGGACAGCCTCGAGCGCCTGGCGGTGGCGCCGCTGTGGACGGCGTTGCACGCGCTCCTGCCCGGCGAGCGCGAGAGCCGCGTGGTGGCGCATCGTTGGCGCTGGGCGGAGCTGCGCGGGCCGCTGCTGGAGGCGGCGCGCCTGGTCCCGATGGAGCAGGCGGAGCGGCGCGTCCTCGTCCTGCGCAACCCCGGGCTCGGCGGCGCCTACGGCGCCACCGCCACGCTGTTCGCCGGGCTACAGATCATCCTGCCGGGCGAGGCGGCCCCCAGCCATCACCACACGCCGGCGGCATTGCGCCTCATCGTGGAGGGGCGGGGCGCCTTCACCACCGTGGAGGGCGTGCGGTGCGACATGGAGCCCGGCGATCTGATCATCACGCCGCCCATGTGCTGGCACGATCACGGTCACGAGGGCTCCGAGCCGGTGATCTGGCTCGACGGGCTGGACATCCCGATGGTGCGGGCCTTCGAGGCCGCGTGGGCGTCGAAGATGCGGCCGGCGGAGCCGCCCGCAATCGGCCATGACTCCTCGCAGGACGAGCTCACCGCGGCCGGCCTCGTGCCTCGTGACTCGCGCTACCCCGACACGGGCTATCCGCAGGTGCGCTGGCCCTGGCGCACAGTGCGCGCGGCGCTCGCCCGGATGGCGGAGTCCGCGCCCCTCGACTCACGGGTGTCCCTTCGTTACGTCAATCCGACCACGGGGCGCCCGCCGCTGCCCACCATGGGCTGTGAGGCGCACTGGGTTCGCCCCGGCGAGCGCACCCGCGCCACGCGGCGCACCACGAGCGCGGTGTACCACGCCATCGAGGGGCGGGGCGAAAGCCGCGTCGGCGATGCCGTCCTCACGTGGGAGGCGGGCGACTGCTTCGTGGCCCCGCCGTGGCAGTGGATCGAGCACCGGAATGGCACCGGCGCGCCCGCCTGTCTGTTCCATTTCGACGATGAGCCCGCCGTCCGTGCGCTCGGGCTCTGGCGAGAGGAAATCAGCGCCCGGTAA